From Halostagnicola kamekurae, the proteins below share one genomic window:
- a CDS encoding BCCT family transporter — MSLVHEALEGTDSAIFFGSLSILLVIAAVIIAWPKATASHLATVNTAVVSNVSWLFLWLVFLSFCFLMYILLGPWGNIKLGSPDEEPGLSYTGYLVMIFTAGLSSGGLEYWGPVEPLVHYQSPPPLFGSSVGTWAGMTNALQYAIFHYGTSAWSVYLVFGIAVSYFAYRKDMPFRPAVILAPFVGTDNVDGWLGKTVDTLAVVVSVSGITISFGLGVNQFLAGLSYNWGVQVGTLGEVLFILLITVVFLLSVTAGIQEGIKRFANLNVIVLLVLITVALVFGPLSFLLNLGAQAIKGYMTDFVGMSLYFTPAATSWYGSWTVFFWAWWLTFAPMVGVFMARISRGRTLRQLVFAGMLGSFGLTVPWYVATGGSALWLQTTGQADLLGVYSEVGLAGVSFALFEQLLPFANLFSAILLLLVLSFLITTLDSATFSFSMIANKGEPSPSTLNRITWGIVLAALTIALSLAGGISVLRSFTVLAGIPAAGLCLIALVGMIIQLERHAPVLLEGTDDINDRIMSSVRSRLPNRLTERRPTDD, encoded by the coding sequence ATGAGTCTAGTACACGAGGCTCTAGAGGGGACAGATTCAGCGATATTTTTCGGATCACTGTCTATCCTCCTTGTCATCGCAGCAGTCATTATCGCATGGCCAAAAGCGACGGCCTCGCACCTAGCGACCGTTAATACCGCCGTCGTATCGAATGTTAGTTGGCTCTTCCTCTGGCTCGTCTTCCTTTCGTTTTGTTTCTTGATGTATATCTTGCTTGGACCGTGGGGGAACATCAAGTTGGGCAGTCCAGATGAAGAGCCCGGTCTCTCATATACCGGATACCTCGTGATGATCTTCACTGCAGGCCTGTCCTCTGGCGGTCTTGAGTACTGGGGACCAGTGGAGCCACTGGTCCATTATCAATCTCCACCTCCATTATTCGGATCCAGTGTCGGTACATGGGCTGGAATGACGAATGCACTCCAATACGCGATCTTCCACTACGGGACCTCAGCATGGTCCGTGTATTTGGTGTTCGGCATTGCCGTCTCCTACTTTGCATATCGTAAAGACATGCCGTTTCGGCCCGCAGTCATCCTCGCCCCATTTGTCGGCACAGACAATGTCGATGGATGGCTCGGCAAAACAGTCGATACGCTTGCCGTGGTCGTTTCGGTGAGTGGAATCACGATCTCGTTCGGACTCGGCGTCAATCAGTTCTTGGCTGGCCTGTCGTACAACTGGGGAGTCCAAGTTGGGACACTCGGCGAAGTGCTGTTTATCCTCCTCATAACAGTGGTATTCCTGCTATCGGTTACCGCCGGAATACAGGAAGGAATCAAGCGGTTTGCAAATCTGAACGTGATCGTCCTCTTGGTGCTCATCACAGTAGCACTGGTGTTCGGTCCATTGTCATTTCTTCTCAACCTCGGAGCGCAGGCAATCAAAGGATACATGACTGATTTCGTCGGCATGAGTCTGTACTTCACACCGGCTGCCACCAGTTGGTATGGATCGTGGACAGTGTTCTTCTGGGCGTGGTGGCTCACGTTCGCGCCCATGGTCGGCGTGTTCATGGCGCGAATCTCCCGTGGGCGAACTCTTCGACAACTCGTGTTCGCCGGGATGCTTGGCTCGTTCGGGCTCACCGTACCGTGGTACGTCGCAACCGGCGGGTCGGCACTCTGGTTACAAACCACTGGCCAGGCTGATCTGCTAGGTGTATACTCCGAAGTTGGCCTAGCTGGTGTGAGCTTTGCCCTGTTCGAGCAGTTGCTTCCATTTGCTAACCTGTTTTCTGCGATCCTATTGCTCCTCGTGTTGAGCTTCCTCATAACTACCCTCGATTCGGCGACATTTAGCTTCTCTATGATCGCCAACAAAGGCGAGCCGTCGCCCTCAACTCTCAACCGGATCACATGGGGTATAGTGCTGGCAGCCCTGACGATCGCACTCAGTCTTGCTGGCGGCATTTCGGTGCTCCGCTCATTTACTGTCCTTGCCGGGATCCCCGCTGCCGGGTTATGTCTGATTGCTTTAGTTGGGATGATCATTCAACTCGAACGCCACGCCCCAGTTCTATTGGAAGGGACAGACGATATTAATGACAGAATAATGTCGAGTGTTCGGAGTAGATTGCCCAATCGGTTAACAGAGAGACGGCCAACGGATGATTAG